ACACACTCCAGTCTCCGATACTCCCCAGACACCGtccatccttttcattccatCAACAATTCCTATTACCAGCCCATTTAGTGACCCTATGGATGGCTACTGTGGGCAACTGGCAAAGGAGCAAACATATAGGCACTACCCTGGAGCATTGAGCTCAGACCAAAAGCTGTCAGCAACAAAAGAATGCATTACATTCTACATTTCTCAAAAACATCTACACCCTTATTGGATGCTATTAAGACGTTTCTCATTCATGTGACTTTCAAACATGTCCAGTTCCTCTACAAACTGATGCTCACCTCTTATCTCGCGATTATCTGCATATCTGGATAGAATGATAATCCTTGGCTGTTCCGCTCCTCCCTCCCAGGTAACTTGTCTGCTCATTAGTCCCTCAGTCCTGCTCTCTATGATATGCTCGTTATACTGTACTTCACCAAGTCTAAAACATCCTCCATTACTACCATTCTTGGCACGCGTAAACTTTATGAGACAAAAGTTAGGAGAGTCATCAGACTTTTACGGCCTAACTTTCTGATCAATGGCTACATTTGTCCAAGGGAATTGCCAGTCCACCAAGTGAACGAGTGAGTTGTATCTCGAGATTCTACAGTTTACAGAGTTATTACTGAGTTACTCACAAGCTTATCCCATGACATCTTCCAGTGAGATAGTCCAGTACCTCGTCTATAGGAGAACTAGTGACTCCAGTCCTAGTCTCTTTCTACCCTCATTCTATCATCCATAGTCCATACTAGATTCTTAATCCtcataaaactgcattggTACTTCATATCCTGCCCACAACTCACATTTATGGTATTACCAAGATTAGTCTTTCCGCTGATAATTACCCCAACTTACGACGTCGTTCTACAAGGACTACACATTAAACCAGACCATAGGCATCAACAACATCCACATCAATAGTAAGTAATTCCATTGAAAACCCTAAATAGCATTCCATAGGATCCTCCTGTTGCTCCTGGGAGCTACACATTCTGACCTTAATCTAGCACGTACAAGGGTTGAAATTAAAACTTTACTGCATTAAGGCAACTCTGAGATGCTCAAAATCGCCATAGTATTGATTTCTTAACTCGCCAGAGGTTGAAActtcatttccagaaagtgATGGTTTTGTAGACAGTTCCTCTAGCCATCTGTCGATATGCGGCATGACGCTGGATATCGATTGGTAAGCGTTTAAATAGTGACATGTTCCCTCTAGTTCGACAAGTTTGGCCGTTTTGCTCCCCTTTAAATGCCTAGTCATCATGTCCCTAGGGCCCTGGACTCCACAAACGTAATCGTCTCTAGTATGCACAAATAGCGTCGGCAAATCCTTCGGGTAGTTTACCATATTGTCCTCCCTGTTAACATCATCACATGCAGTAAATAGTGATATATATGGCTTTATAGCGCATTTCCCGGAATAGTGAAATGGGTTCATAAATCTCATTATAAAGTCAAACGACTCCCCATAGTTTTCTATATTCTCGCAGGGATTGAACGTTTTTGGAACTAGCCATTCTAATAGCTTGGAGAATTTCATCAATAGTCTCCTCGCAGGGGTGTTTAAATGGTGATCCAAATTAAGCATGGCCGAGAGACCAACAAGGCCGTCTATAAGCTTTGCTCCCTCCTTTGCATGCTTGTTAAATTCTTGCACAGCTTGAACTGCAATGTTTCCTCCCATTGAGTGAGCTAAAAGGAATGTCTTTGTATTTGTAGGAATGTTCTCGTAAACTGCTTCTTCATCCCACTGTTCATTAGGATCCCCAAATTTACCTCTTTTGACGATACttataaactgcattaagTCATAGACATGgtctttaaaattgttcACATAGCATCTTAAATCGCTAATGGATCCAGAGAGACCCTGGGACTGTAAGTCCATTGCATAAACGTTGTAGCCAAGCCTATTAAGGGCTTCTATGAAACTgttgttgtaaatgtattCCGGTAATACCTCCAGGGCATCCAACCCATCCAGACTTGTATAGTTAAAGAGATGCTTATATCTTGCAATGGACGAAGAAGTTTGGTACAAGTGGTCCCAGTGGTTGATAAAGATCCCGTCAACGTAGGGAATAGACGGATATTCGAACCGCTCCAAATTCCAGTCCATGTCAAACATGCCAAACTCTGACATGAAAGATGACCTGAATCCGTGGACCAAAATGAAGTCTCCCTTGGCATTCTCAACTCTGGAGGCATATGTTGCAATCCGTAGACCTTGCCTATTCTTAAAGCTACTCATGATGATTTTACCGTCACCCTGGTGGGTATACCTTGAAGAATCATCATTTACGAGAATGTGATAATACCCATTCCTGTCAACctttttccattccttaCCAACCTTTCTAAAGTATAAACTCTTACGACAGCTTGTGGAGTCAGTCGTAAACATAAATAACCCCAAATATCCCGTCTTCTTAGCAAATACATTGATGTAAGTGCATCGTTCAGTGTCCTTGGCCTTCCAGATTGTAGCGACTCCATCAACTATCCTCTCAAGTGAAAAACCAGGAAGTGTAGTGTACATGTACGTAATGTTTTCATGTACATTGTATCTATAAGTGTAGACCAGATCATTGTCTACACTGGATATGTCCAGAGTTATCCTGTTGCTAAACTTTGATCTGTCAAAGCCAGCCTTGGCCAAGTCCTCCAGATACTCATTCTTGTCAACAGACTTCCATGACCCACTCATCTTGGAGTAGTAGAGACCCTTGAGTTCACCCAAAGAGTGAATGACCAGGTAGGCCAAAGTGGGAGTATCCCTCGGATAAAACGAGGCGTATATGCAGCCTTGGTCATTAGCACCTGCATTCCAAATGACGGTGCCATTCTTGACGCTTTTTATGCGACATATACTATTTGGAGCGTATACTGCAAAGGGGAACTTGGAGGACTTGTTGACGTATAGTATCTTTGGGTTGTACTTTTTTCTCGTGTCAAATGAAATGGAAAGGGCAAGTAGCTTCATGATAACCATGGCATGGAATTTGCCGTAaaagtcttcttcctggatGCCTACCCATTCCCTTCTCTTTTCATAGTACAAACAGTCCTGTTTAAAGCCTCCATCGGTCAAATAGAGAATGAGATGGGTCGGTGCCCTGTTTTCTCCAACTATTACGACGACGTGGTCACAGGAATGGCCATCGGAAGAGGTCCAAATGGGAGCTCCACTCTCCACCACTGAGGATATCCTGTAGCCCTCCCTTGCCTTGTGTATCTCCGTAACGATGTTATAGGGTCTCCTTACCAGCGTAGTCGCAAGAGAAGAGTCCGGGGCAGAAACATCCAGGGCAATGccttcatcctctctcTTGCGTTTCCTGTTACGGGTTCCACCCCTTCCCAAATGAGTAGCCATGGCTTGGAGGGTCTTTCTTGTGCATTCAGTATGATGGTTGGATGAGTAAGGTCGCTAGGCAGAAATCGCCCAGAGTACTCGCCAGCCAAAGATTAACCCAGAGAATGAAAGCAACACTTTCTGTGTATCGATAGCCCCTCATGCTCACCAACAGAGGAGCACAAAGTGTACCTATGAACATGCCCTTGTACTCTCTTGCAATGTAGATAAATGTGTCATGATAATCTCCCATAAATcgtctcttcctcctcGACTCGTAAAACTATGCGGTGGAAGTGCCCTCTTTGGAGCCTGCCGAGGTTCGTATAGCCAAATGATACGAGGAAGGCTGGATTCGTGGAGCTGAACGGTCAAGTGCGGAGGAATTGTGGAGTTTGAGCTTCTTCCGACGCAAAGAGCGTGGATATCCCCACTGAAAGCCATGCACAAAAATCCCGAAGCACAGACAAGCTATTCACAATGTAAAGCTGTAAATGATGAGGAAATATGGTAAACAAGTGCACATTTTAATTTGGGTGAAATGTGTACTCGTTTCAGGGCCCTACCAAGAGGCACCAGGAAGAAGTCATTCTGGCCCATTTTCCGGCGATTCTTCATAACTTTGATGAGTTATCCATCTATTCCATGGGTTTCAGGGTTACTAGGAGCGCAGCGATTTATTCTCCTCCCTCTGGTCAAGTCCAGGGTATCCGGTACCGAGGTGCAGGTAGGCTACTATGCCATATCCTTTGGATCTGATCCACCATGTTCAAGCTTTGTATCCCGGGCACTTTTAACAGTGATGTCAAGAGCAGGTGCTCGGAGTGCGGGTATAGCAGGTGGAACCTCCTACTTTTGGTCCAGGAGTTACAGTGATGAGAGTGCATTCCTCCAGAGTCGGTAGgactagggagtagatcactatggaatgagtgtaacgagtggaatagtgatgcgaattcatccttagatGAATGAGATGCCACTCTGAGATTCTCCAGTAGGCTCTTTCTTAGACTTATtaggagtatctttatAGACTCTCTTATTCTACCAGCGGAGCTAGGACGACCTTAGGGACtctctagaagaaggatgaaggAGCCattaggatatgccaagcatcgagttgtataatgcaacaATAGCAGGATAGGAGTTATTAATGTTTGCTATCTGGATCTAGCACGGAGTAGTTAAGCTTCTGGAATCTAAAGTTAGGGTACCATAGCTGATACTGATGGAGGATAGCTCTGTTCACTGCTATGCAAATCCTTCTGGAGTAAGTATTGGTAAGCAAgtaggtaaatactgcacaGAATGCACCGGAGGAAGAAACTGCCAAGAGAACTGTGGATGCAACTGCAATCCTAGAGGAGTAGAAGCCTGTAATCCTGACGAATGCACATCTAAAAACTGccaatgctgtaaagataGGGGTGGTAATATCTCCTCCTTAAACACGTTTACATCCCGATCCATAATGACCatcttggcctttactggagacggtTACCTCAAGACTTATTCCgagtatgagcatgatcGGAGTAAGTGGCCTACTGGTGGCTACCATAGTTACAGCTACTCTAATAATGGATAGTCATGACACTGATTCTAAAAAGAGACCCACTCAATCTATTTTACCGactcattcatccaagGGTGAGtacacaggctcctatGCTCTGCATACTCGTCAGTCCTTCACTTCACTATGGACAGTCTCCTATCCTGCTATTGTTGTATTgtacaactcgatgcttggcatatcctaatggtaactcGTTCATCTACCAATGATTAtacaggctcctatactgaGAACTGTGAATTCAGAGACTCCTCTACTAAAGTACACTCACAAGGCTCCTATTCG
Above is a genomic segment from Theileria equi strain WA chromosome 4 map unlocalized gcontig_1105316255041, whole genome shotgun sequence containing:
- a CDS encoding conserved hypothetical protein (encoded by transcript BEWA_045660A), encoding MATHLGRGGTRNRKRKREDEGIALDVSAPDSSLATTLVRRPYNIVTEIHKAREGYRISSVVESGAPIWTSSDGHSCDHVVVIVGENRAPTHLILYLTDGGFKQDCLYYEKRREWVGIQEEDFYGKFHAMVIMKLLALSISFDTRKKYNPKILYVNKSSKFPFAVYAPNSICRIKSVKNGTVIWNAGANDQGCIYASFYPRDTPTLAYLVIHSLGELKGLYYSKMSGSWKSVDKNEYLEDLAKAGFDRSKFSNRITLDISSVDNDLVYTYRYNVHENITYMYTTLPGFSLERIVDGVATIWKAKDTERCTYINVFAKKTGYLGLFMFTTDSTSCRKSLYFRKVGKEWKKVDRNGYYHILVNDDSSRYTHQGDGKIIMSSFKNRQGLRIATYASRVENAKGDFILVHGFRSSFMSEFGMFDMDWNLERFEYPSIPYVDGIFINHWDHLYQTSSSIARYKHLFNYTSLDGLDALEVLPEYIYNNSFIEALNRLGYNVYAMDLQSQGLSGSISDLRCYVNNFKDHVYDLMQFISIVKRGKFGDPNEQWDEEAVYENIPTNTKTFLLAHSMGGNIAVQAVQEFNKHAKEGAKLIDGLVGLSAMLNLDHHLNTPARRLLMKFSKLLEWLVPKTFNPCENIENYGESFDFIMRFMNPFHYSGKCAIKPYISLFTACDDVNREDNMVNYPKDLPTLFVHTRDDYVCGVQGPRDMMTRHLKGSKTAKLVELEGTCHYLNAYQSISSVMPHIDRWLEELSTKPSLSGNEVSTSGELRNQYYGDFEHLRVALMQ